The following proteins are encoded in a genomic region of Actinomadura sp. NAK00032:
- the ybaK gene encoding Cys-tRNA(Pro) deacylase, giving the protein MSTKAKGGKGTPATVAATKAKIEYTLHSYEADPDAESYGEAAADALGVPYGQLFKTLLAEVDGRLTVGIVPVSSTLDLKALAAAAGGKKARMAAPKDAERATGYVVGGISPLGQRRRLPAVVDASVSALATVYVSAGRRGLQIELAPADLVRLTGARVAAIARG; this is encoded by the coding sequence ATGAGCACCAAGGCCAAGGGCGGCAAGGGGACCCCGGCGACCGTCGCCGCGACCAAGGCGAAGATCGAGTACACGCTGCACTCCTACGAGGCGGACCCGGACGCCGAGTCCTACGGGGAGGCCGCCGCCGACGCCCTCGGCGTCCCGTACGGGCAGCTGTTCAAGACGCTGCTGGCGGAGGTGGACGGGCGGCTCACCGTCGGGATCGTGCCCGTGTCGTCCACCCTGGACCTGAAGGCGCTCGCGGCGGCGGCCGGCGGCAAGAAGGCGCGGATGGCCGCCCCGAAGGACGCCGAGCGCGCCACCGGCTACGTCGTCGGCGGGATCAGCCCGCTCGGGCAGCGCAGGCGGCTGCCCGCGGTCGTCGACGCGTCGGTGTCAGCGCTCGCGACCGTCTACGTCTCCGCCGGTCGGCGCGGACTCCAGATCGAACTCGCCCCCGCCGACCTGGTCCGCCTCACCGGCGCCCGCGTCGCCGCGATCGCCCGCGGGTAG
- a CDS encoding LLM class flavin-dependent oxidoreductase — translation MDYRFGVQLAPVAAGLDGVRALARIADADGLDLLGVQDHPYAADLADTMAVIATVLAGTERLRVFPDVASLPLRGPAVLAKQAATLDLLSGGRFELALGAGAFWPAIAAMGGPDRTPGDALRALEEAIDVIRAMWRQGETARAGGEHYAVRGVHAGPAPAHPVGIWIGAVGPKALALTGRAGDGWAAPIPHYLPYEKWRGAQDAITRAAEGAGRDPSAITRVAQLVGDITEAPGAVRLQGEEPIRTDAAGWARVLADLATGAGFDAFVYWPEDTGETQLRRWAREVVPAARELLGG, via the coding sequence ATGGACTATCGCTTCGGTGTGCAGCTCGCCCCGGTGGCCGCCGGGCTGGACGGCGTCCGCGCCCTGGCCCGGATCGCCGACGCCGACGGCCTCGACCTGCTCGGCGTCCAGGACCACCCCTACGCGGCGGACCTCGCCGACACGATGGCGGTCATCGCGACCGTGCTCGCCGGCACCGAGCGGCTCCGGGTGTTCCCGGACGTGGCGAGCCTGCCGCTGCGCGGCCCCGCCGTCCTCGCCAAGCAGGCCGCCACCCTCGACCTGCTCAGCGGCGGCCGGTTCGAGCTCGCGCTCGGCGCCGGCGCCTTCTGGCCCGCCATCGCCGCCATGGGCGGCCCCGACCGGACGCCGGGCGACGCCCTGCGCGCGCTGGAGGAGGCCATCGACGTCATCCGGGCGATGTGGCGCCAGGGCGAGACCGCCAGGGCCGGCGGGGAGCACTACGCGGTGCGGGGCGTCCACGCGGGGCCCGCGCCGGCGCATCCCGTCGGGATCTGGATCGGCGCCGTCGGGCCGAAGGCGCTCGCGCTCACCGGCCGGGCCGGGGACGGATGGGCGGCGCCCATCCCGCACTACCTGCCGTACGAGAAGTGGCGCGGCGCGCAGGACGCCATCACCCGCGCCGCCGAGGGCGCCGGGCGCGACCCGTCGGCGATCACCCGCGTCGCCCAGCTCGTCGGCGACATCACCGAGGCGCCCGGGGCCGTCCGGCTCCAGGGCGAGGAACCGATCCGCACGGACGCGGCGGGCTGGGCCCGCGTCCTCGCCGACCTCGCCACCGGGGCTGGGTTCGACGCGTTCGTCTACTGGCCCGAGGACACCGGCGAGACCCAGCTGCGCCGCTGGGCCCGGGAGGTCGTCCCCGCCGCCCGGGAGCTGCTGGGCGGCTGA
- the dnaE gene encoding DNA polymerase III subunit alpha has product MADSFVHLHVHTEYSMLDGAARLKQMFEEVGRQEMPAIAMTDHGNMHGAYDFHKQATAAGVTPIIGIEAYMAPESRYHKKKVQWGEPSQKRDDVSGGGLINHMTLWARNRTGLHNMFKLSSRAYTEGFVFKYARMDEELLAEHADGVMGTTGCPSGKIQTRLRLGQFDEALKAAATFQDILGKDNYFLELMDHGLDIERNVRQGLLDIGKKLNIPPVVTNDSHYTHESEATAHDALLCVQVGKQLADPDRFRFNGSGYYLKTADEMRGIDSSDTWLEGCRNTLVIAEKVDPAGMFEYRDLSPRFPVPEGETEESWFRKEVWKGLERRFPDGLPEGYKEQAEYEMGVILGKGYPSYFLVVADFIMWAKENGILVGPGRGSAAGSLIAYAMGITDLDPIPHGLIFERFLNPERASMPDIDIDFPEDRRAEVIKYTTEKWGADKVSFIATFGTIKAKAAIKDAGRVLGFPYALGDRISKAFPPAVMGKDIPLSGIFDDKHPRHGEAGELRKLYEEETDVKQIMDLAQGLEGLIRQTGVHAAGIIMSGETITDHVPIMRRDADGAIITQFDYPTCETLGLLKMDFLGLRNLTIIDDALKGIKKNKGVDVDLLALPLDDQPTYDLLARGDTLGVFQFDGGPMRSLLRLMKPDNFEDISAVGALYRPGPMGANSHTNYALRKNGQQEITPIHPELEEPLKEILDTTYGLIVYQEQVMAIAQKVAGYTLGKADLLRRVMGKKKKAELDAQFVGFEQGMIDNGFSKEAVKTLWDILVPFSDYAFNKAHSAAYGLVSYWTAYLKANFPAEYMAGLLTSVGDDKDKSALYLSECRRMGLKVLPPDVNTSEADFTPLGDTEIRFGLSAVRNVGHNVVDGIVAARREKGAYTDFNDFLNKVPPQVCNKRVVESLIKSGAFDELGHQRKALLMVHEQAIDSVIDIKRKEAVGQDSLFGALEEDGGEDAFAVAIPEGEEWDKTTLLAFEREMLGLYVSDHPLLGVEHILEREADCAIASLNEGERPDGQIVVVAGLLSGLQRKVTKQGNSWAMFQLEDLAGSIEVLCFPSSYQLCSTLLAEDAILIVKGRLDRREDVAKIIAMEVTQPDLTVTDATGPLSVTVPLGRCTPPTVSRLKEVLVTHPGSAEVHLHVQNGPRTTVVRLDDRLRVAPSPALMGDLKQLLGPSCLG; this is encoded by the coding sequence ATGGCCGACTCTTTCGTTCACCTGCACGTTCATACGGAGTACTCCATGCTCGACGGAGCGGCCCGGCTGAAGCAGATGTTCGAAGAGGTCGGCCGGCAGGAGATGCCGGCGATCGCGATGACCGACCACGGCAACATGCACGGCGCCTACGACTTCCACAAGCAGGCGACGGCCGCCGGGGTCACCCCGATCATCGGCATCGAGGCGTACATGGCGCCCGAGTCCCGCTACCACAAGAAGAAGGTCCAGTGGGGTGAGCCGAGCCAGAAGCGCGACGACGTCTCCGGCGGCGGCCTCATCAACCACATGACGCTGTGGGCGCGCAACAGGACCGGCCTGCACAACATGTTCAAGCTGTCGAGCCGCGCCTACACCGAGGGCTTCGTCTTCAAGTACGCCCGGATGGACGAGGAACTGCTCGCCGAGCACGCCGACGGCGTGATGGGCACCACGGGCTGCCCGTCCGGCAAGATCCAGACCCGGCTGCGGCTCGGCCAGTTCGACGAGGCGCTGAAGGCCGCCGCCACCTTCCAGGACATCCTCGGCAAGGACAACTACTTCCTCGAGCTGATGGACCACGGGCTCGACATCGAGCGCAACGTCCGGCAGGGCCTGCTCGACATCGGCAAGAAGCTGAACATCCCGCCGGTGGTGACCAACGACTCGCACTACACCCACGAGTCGGAGGCGACCGCGCACGACGCGCTGCTGTGCGTGCAGGTCGGCAAGCAGCTCGCCGACCCCGACCGGTTCCGGTTCAACGGCAGCGGCTACTACCTCAAGACCGCCGACGAGATGCGCGGCATCGACTCCTCCGACACCTGGCTGGAAGGGTGCCGCAACACCCTCGTGATCGCGGAGAAGGTCGACCCGGCGGGCATGTTCGAGTACCGCGACCTCAGCCCCCGCTTCCCCGTCCCCGAGGGCGAGACGGAGGAGAGCTGGTTCCGCAAGGAGGTCTGGAAGGGGCTGGAGCGCCGCTTCCCGGACGGCCTGCCGGAGGGCTACAAGGAGCAGGCCGAGTACGAGATGGGCGTCATCCTCGGCAAGGGGTACCCGTCCTACTTCCTCGTCGTCGCCGACTTCATCATGTGGGCCAAGGAGAACGGCATCCTGGTCGGCCCCGGCCGCGGGTCGGCCGCGGGCTCGCTGATCGCCTACGCGATGGGGATCACCGACCTCGACCCGATCCCGCACGGGCTGATCTTCGAGCGGTTCCTGAACCCCGAGCGCGCGTCCATGCCCGACATCGACATCGACTTCCCTGAAGACCGGCGCGCCGAGGTCATCAAGTACACGACGGAGAAGTGGGGCGCCGACAAGGTCTCCTTCATCGCCACCTTCGGCACCATCAAGGCGAAGGCCGCGATCAAGGACGCGGGCCGCGTCCTCGGCTTCCCGTACGCGCTCGGCGACCGGATCTCCAAGGCGTTCCCGCCCGCGGTGATGGGCAAGGACATCCCGCTGTCGGGCATCTTCGACGACAAGCACCCGCGCCACGGCGAGGCGGGCGAGCTGCGCAAGCTGTACGAGGAAGAGACCGACGTCAAGCAGATCATGGACCTGGCGCAGGGCCTGGAGGGCCTGATCCGCCAGACCGGGGTGCACGCCGCCGGGATCATCATGTCCGGCGAGACGATCACCGACCACGTCCCGATCATGCGCCGGGACGCCGACGGCGCGATCATCACGCAGTTCGACTACCCGACCTGCGAGACGCTCGGCCTGCTGAAGATGGACTTCCTGGGCCTGCGGAACCTGACGATCATCGACGACGCGCTCAAGGGCATCAAGAAGAACAAGGGCGTCGACGTCGACCTGCTCGCGCTGCCGCTGGACGACCAGCCGACCTACGACCTGCTCGCCCGCGGCGACACCCTGGGCGTGTTCCAGTTCGACGGCGGCCCGATGCGGTCGCTGCTGCGGCTGATGAAGCCCGACAACTTCGAGGACATCTCCGCCGTCGGCGCCCTGTACCGGCCGGGCCCGATGGGCGCGAACTCCCACACCAACTACGCGCTCCGCAAGAACGGCCAGCAGGAGATCACCCCGATCCACCCGGAGCTGGAGGAGCCGCTCAAGGAGATCCTCGACACCACCTACGGCCTGATCGTCTACCAGGAGCAGGTCATGGCGATCGCGCAGAAGGTGGCGGGCTACACGCTCGGCAAGGCGGACCTGCTCCGCCGCGTCATGGGCAAGAAGAAGAAGGCCGAGCTGGACGCGCAGTTCGTCGGCTTCGAGCAGGGCATGATCGACAACGGCTTCTCCAAGGAGGCCGTGAAGACGCTGTGGGACATCCTCGTCCCGTTCTCCGACTACGCGTTCAACAAGGCGCACTCGGCCGCGTACGGCCTGGTGTCCTACTGGACGGCCTACCTCAAGGCGAACTTCCCGGCCGAGTACATGGCGGGCCTGCTCACCTCCGTCGGCGACGACAAGGACAAGAGCGCCCTCTACCTGTCGGAGTGCCGCCGGATGGGACTGAAGGTCCTGCCGCCGGACGTCAACACCTCCGAGGCCGACTTCACCCCGCTCGGCGACACCGAGATCCGGTTCGGCCTGTCGGCGGTCCGCAACGTCGGCCACAACGTGGTGGACGGGATCGTCGCCGCCCGCCGGGAGAAGGGCGCCTACACCGACTTCAACGACTTCCTGAACAAGGTCCCGCCGCAGGTGTGCAACAAGCGGGTCGTGGAGTCGCTGATCAAGTCGGGCGCGTTCGACGAGCTCGGCCACCAGCGCAAGGCGCTGCTGATGGTGCACGAGCAGGCCATCGACTCGGTCATCGACATCAAGCGCAAGGAGGCCGTCGGCCAGGACTCCCTGTTCGGCGCGCTGGAGGAGGACGGCGGCGAGGACGCGTTCGCCGTCGCGATCCCCGAGGGCGAGGAATGGGACAAGACGACCCTGCTCGCCTTCGAGCGGGAGATGCTCGGCCTGTACGTCTCCGACCACCCGCTCCTCGGCGTCGAGCACATCCTCGAACGCGAGGCCGACTGCGCCATCGCCTCGCTGAACGAGGGGGAGCGGCCGGACGGCCAGATCGTGGTCGTCGCGGGCCTGCTGTCCGGGCTGCAGCGCAAGGTCACCAAGCAGGGCAACTCGTGGGCGATGTTCCAGCTGGAGGACCTCGCCGGCTCGATCGAGGTGCTGTGCTTCCCGTCGTCCTACCAGCTGTGCTCCACGCTGCTCGCCGAGGACGCGATCCTGATCGTCAAGGGCAGGCTGGACCGCCGCGAGGACGTCGCGAAGATCATCGCGATGGAGGTCACCCAGCCCGACCTGACGGTCACCGACGCGACGGGCCCTTTGTCGGTCACGGTGCCGCTCGGCCGGTGCACGCCGCCGACGGTGTCGCGGCTGAAGGAGGTGCTGGTCACCCATCCCGGCAGCGCCGAGGTGCACCTGCACGTCCAGAACGGCCCCCGCACCACGGTCGTCCGGCTGGACGACCGGCTCCGGGTGGCCCCGTCGCCGGCGCTGATGGGCGACCTGAAGCAGCTCCTCGGCCCGTCCTGCCTCGGCTGA
- a CDS encoding LON peptidase substrate-binding domain-containing protein, producing MTERLALFPLGTVLFPGLVLPLHLFEDRYRRLVADLLERPEPRGFGVVGIQLGHEVGEGAAHRLADVGCVAELREVAPHPDGRYDIVTVGTRRFRVKELDRSRPYLQGEVEFLPEEAGADPEPVAARVRRLFRLYRHRLGAAGAGPIEAAEPPDDPVALSHAIAAALVLDGHEKQRLLECEDAALRLAAERDLLHRENRILDILPMIPAGQFLDGAFTPN from the coding sequence GTGACCGAGCGGCTCGCCCTGTTCCCCCTGGGCACCGTGCTGTTCCCGGGGCTGGTGCTGCCCCTGCACCTGTTCGAGGACCGGTACCGCCGGCTGGTCGCCGACCTGCTGGAGCGGCCCGAGCCGCGCGGGTTCGGCGTCGTCGGCATCCAGCTCGGCCACGAGGTCGGCGAGGGCGCCGCGCACCGGCTCGCCGACGTCGGCTGCGTCGCCGAGCTGCGCGAGGTGGCCCCGCATCCCGACGGCCGCTACGACATCGTGACGGTCGGCACCCGGCGGTTCCGGGTCAAGGAGCTGGACAGGTCGCGGCCCTACCTGCAGGGCGAGGTCGAGTTCCTGCCCGAGGAGGCGGGCGCCGATCCGGAGCCGGTGGCGGCGCGGGTGCGGCGGCTGTTCCGGCTGTACCGGCACCGGCTCGGCGCGGCCGGGGCCGGCCCGATCGAGGCGGCCGAGCCGCCGGACGACCCGGTCGCGCTGTCGCACGCGATCGCGGCGGCGCTCGTCCTGGACGGGCACGAGAAGCAGCGCCTGCTGGAGTGCGAGGACGCGGCGCTCCGCCTCGCCGCCGAGCGCGACCTGCTGCACCGCGAGAACCGCATCCTGGACATCCTGCCGATGATCCCCGCCGGGCAGTTCCTGGACGGGGCGTTCACCCCGAACTGA
- a CDS encoding PhzF family phenazine biosynthesis protein: MRMLVVDALADRPFAGNPAGVCLLEGPADPEWMQRVAAEMKHSETAFVRPLDEPGADFELRWFTPLAEVDLCGHATMGSAHALFETGTVAPDRPIRFRTLRSGVLTVTREAGGELAMDFPAAPAAPIEAPAGLSDALGLPVLRAGRNGQNDLVAEVAGETAVRGAAPDIPALARLDARGVIVTAAADPGRGYDFVSRFFAPRVLPGDAEDPVTGSAHCALAPYWAERFGRDTLTGYQASARGGYVGVAVRGDRVTLSGRAVTVLDGTLRI; the protein is encoded by the coding sequence ATGAGGATGCTCGTCGTCGATGCGCTGGCCGACCGCCCGTTCGCCGGGAACCCCGCCGGGGTGTGCCTGCTGGAGGGCCCGGCCGACCCGGAGTGGATGCAGCGGGTCGCCGCCGAGATGAAGCACTCGGAGACGGCGTTCGTCCGCCCGCTGGACGAGCCCGGCGCCGACTTCGAGCTCCGGTGGTTCACGCCCCTCGCGGAGGTCGACCTCTGCGGGCACGCCACGATGGGCTCCGCGCACGCCCTCTTCGAGACCGGGACGGTCGCGCCGGACCGCCCGATCCGCTTCCGGACGCTGCGGAGCGGCGTCCTCACCGTCACCCGGGAGGCCGGCGGCGAGCTGGCGATGGACTTCCCGGCCGCGCCCGCCGCGCCGATCGAGGCCCCCGCCGGGCTGAGCGACGCGCTCGGCCTGCCGGTGCTGCGCGCCGGCCGCAACGGGCAGAACGACCTCGTGGCCGAGGTCGCGGGCGAGACCGCCGTGCGCGGGGCCGCCCCCGACATCCCCGCGCTCGCCCGGCTCGACGCGCGCGGCGTGATCGTCACGGCGGCCGCCGACCCCGGCCGCGGGTACGACTTCGTGTCCCGGTTCTTCGCGCCGCGCGTCCTGCCCGGCGACGCCGAGGACCCGGTCACCGGGTCCGCCCACTGCGCCCTCGCGCCGTACTGGGCCGAGCGGTTCGGCCGCGACACGCTGACCGGATACCAGGCGTCGGCGCGCGGCGGATACGTCGGCGTCGCGGTGCGCGGCGACCGCGTGACCCTGTCGGGGCGGGCCGTCACGGTGCTCGACGGCACCCTCCGGATCTGA
- the hisB gene encoding imidazoleglycerol-phosphate dehydratase HisB: MTRKGRVERGTKETQVLVEIDLDGTGQVDVATGVGFFDHMLAQLGKHGSFDLTVKTAGDLHIDSHHTIEDTAIALGQAFREALGDKAGIRRFADASIPLDEALAQVTVDVSGRPYLVHVEPDGMAPMIGPEYDTTMTRHIFESFVSNARVALHVHVPYGRNAHHIVEAQFKALARALRDAVAFDPKVHGVPSTKGAL; encoded by the coding sequence GTGACGCGCAAGGGACGGGTCGAGCGCGGGACCAAGGAGACCCAGGTCCTCGTCGAGATCGACCTCGACGGGACGGGGCAGGTCGACGTCGCGACCGGCGTGGGGTTCTTCGACCACATGCTGGCCCAGCTCGGCAAGCACGGATCGTTCGACCTGACCGTCAAGACCGCCGGCGACCTGCACATCGACAGCCACCACACGATCGAGGACACCGCGATCGCGCTCGGCCAGGCGTTCCGGGAGGCGCTCGGCGACAAGGCCGGCATCCGCCGCTTCGCCGACGCGTCCATCCCGCTCGACGAGGCGCTCGCGCAGGTCACCGTGGACGTCTCCGGCCGCCCCTACCTGGTGCACGTCGAGCCGGACGGCATGGCCCCGATGATCGGCCCCGAGTACGACACCACGATGACCCGGCACATCTTCGAGTCGTTCGTCTCCAACGCCCGGGTCGCGCTGCACGTCCACGTGCCGTACGGCCGCAACGCCCACCACATCGTCGAGGCGCAGTTCAAGGCCCTGGCCCGCGCGCTGCGCGACGCGGTGGCCTTCGACCCGAAGGTGCACGGCGTCCCGTCCACCAAGGGGGCGCTGTAG
- the hisD gene encoding histidinol dehydrogenase, with product MISRIDLRGSLPGDLRSVLPRADLDVEAALDKVRPICEDVRHRGSDAVREYTKAFDGVELASTRVPVAAVHQALAALDPAVRDALEESIRRARAVHRAQRRTDVTTQVVPGGTVTERWIPVERVGLYVPGGRAVYPSSVVMNVVPAQEAGVGSLAVTSPAQRDFGGLPHPTILAACALLGVDEVYAVGGAQAIAMFAYGTDECPRADLVTGPGNVYVAAAKRLLKGVIGIDAEAGPTEIAILADDTASPVDVAADLISQAEHDTLAAAVLVTDSVRLADEVETELKAQVARTRHTERITEALAGRQSGIVLVDGVEDGLKVVDAYAAEHLEIQTADAAAVAARVRNAGAVFVGPHAPVSLGDYLAGSNHVLPTGGCACHSSGLSVQSFLRGVHVVEYDRDALAEATARVVALAEAEDLPAHGAALKARFDWEIPS from the coding sequence GTGATTTCCCGTATCGACCTGCGCGGCTCGCTTCCCGGCGACCTGCGCTCCGTGCTGCCCCGCGCCGATCTCGACGTCGAGGCCGCCCTGGACAAGGTGCGGCCCATCTGCGAGGACGTGCGCCATCGCGGCTCGGACGCGGTACGGGAGTACACCAAGGCCTTCGACGGCGTCGAGCTGGCGAGCACGCGGGTGCCGGTGGCGGCCGTCCACCAGGCGCTCGCCGCCCTCGACCCGGCCGTCCGCGACGCGCTGGAGGAGAGCATCCGCCGCGCCCGCGCCGTGCACCGCGCGCAGCGCCGCACCGACGTCACCACGCAGGTCGTGCCCGGCGGCACCGTCACCGAGCGGTGGATCCCGGTCGAGCGCGTCGGCCTCTATGTGCCGGGCGGGCGGGCCGTGTACCCGTCCAGCGTGGTCATGAACGTCGTCCCCGCGCAGGAGGCCGGCGTCGGCTCCCTCGCGGTGACCTCGCCCGCGCAGCGTGACTTCGGCGGCCTGCCGCACCCGACGATCCTCGCCGCGTGCGCGCTCCTCGGGGTGGACGAGGTGTACGCCGTCGGCGGCGCGCAGGCGATCGCGATGTTCGCCTACGGCACCGACGAGTGCCCCCGCGCCGATCTGGTCACCGGGCCCGGCAACGTGTACGTCGCCGCCGCGAAGCGGCTGCTCAAGGGCGTGATCGGCATCGACGCCGAGGCCGGCCCGACCGAGATCGCGATCCTCGCCGACGACACCGCGAGCCCGGTGGACGTCGCCGCCGACCTGATCAGCCAGGCCGAGCATGACACGCTCGCCGCGGCCGTCCTCGTCACCGACTCGGTGCGGCTCGCCGACGAGGTCGAGACCGAGCTGAAGGCGCAGGTCGCGCGGACCAGGCACACCGAGCGGATCACCGAGGCGCTCGCCGGGCGGCAGTCCGGCATCGTGCTCGTGGACGGCGTCGAGGACGGCCTGAAGGTCGTCGACGCCTACGCCGCCGAGCACCTGGAGATCCAGACCGCCGACGCCGCCGCGGTCGCCGCCCGCGTCCGCAACGCCGGCGCGGTCTTCGTGGGGCCGCACGCCCCGGTGTCGCTCGGCGACTACCTCGCCGGGTCCAACCACGTGCTGCCGACCGGCGGGTGCGCCTGCCACTCCTCCGGGCTGTCGGTCCAGTCGTTCCTGCGCGGCGTGCACGTCGTCGAGTACGACCGGGACGCCCTCGCCGAGGCCACCGCGCGCGTGGTCGCGCTCGCCGAGGCCGAGGACCTGCCCGCCCACGGCGCCGCCCTGAAGGCCCGCTTCGACTGGGAGATCCCCTCGTGA
- a CDS encoding DUF6882 domain-containing protein has product MSGFSPAFERLGAARAAVVLQQQETLAEFLPREDWSADLTARTYASGGVAVRVSLLGSYAARERTWLWGWANPQFGDAHPAVAPTLGIRAIGERLGIPEFTTPEVDLSWYEGPAGHGGELIAMAAGGVLGGAGYIGAGYDGGSAYLHVDDPQVPAARWDPVPLPRLLANAASLFPHEPRLTLAGLLSHHRVPYRQTDTLTEAALPGGGTARASFDGLGRFVDWHAELTPAVLGG; this is encoded by the coding sequence ATGTCCGGATTCAGTCCTGCGTTCGAACGCCTCGGCGCCGCGCGCGCGGCCGTCGTCCTGCAGCAGCAGGAGACGCTCGCCGAGTTCCTGCCGCGCGAGGACTGGAGCGCCGACCTGACCGCCCGCACCTACGCCAGCGGCGGCGTCGCGGTCCGCGTCTCGCTGCTCGGCAGCTACGCGGCCCGCGAGCGCACCTGGCTGTGGGGCTGGGCGAACCCGCAGTTCGGCGACGCCCACCCGGCGGTCGCCCCGACGCTCGGCATCCGGGCGATCGGCGAGCGCCTCGGCATCCCCGAGTTCACCACCCCCGAGGTCGACCTGTCCTGGTACGAGGGCCCGGCCGGGCACGGCGGCGAGCTGATCGCGATGGCCGCGGGCGGCGTCCTCGGCGGGGCCGGCTACATCGGCGCCGGCTACGACGGCGGCTCCGCCTACCTGCACGTCGACGACCCGCAGGTGCCGGCCGCGCGCTGGGACCCGGTCCCGCTGCCCCGCCTGCTGGCGAACGCGGCGAGCCTGTTCCCGCACGAGCCCCGGCTGACGCTCGCCGGGCTGCTCTCCCACCACCGCGTGCCCTACCGGCAGACCGACACGCTGACCGAGGCCGCGCTGCCTGGCGGCGGCACCGCCCGCGCCTCCTTCGACGGCCTCGGCCGCTTCGTCGACTGGCACGCCGAGCTGACCCCCGCCGTCCTCGGCGGCTGA
- a CDS encoding histidinol-phosphate transaminase — protein sequence MTSLDDLPLRDDLRGREPYGAPQLDVPYALNTNENPYPPSERLVKALGEAVMEVAGSLNRYPDRDAVALRTGLAAFLDTDTPGAGLTRERVWAANGSNEIIQQILQAFGGPGRTALGFEPSYSMHPIITAVSGTRWVNAFRDEDFGLEPERAVAAVAEHRPDIVFLTSPNNPTGTALPLAAIEAVLEVAPGMVVVDEAYAEFRRAGTPSALTLLAGHPRLIVTRTMSKAFAMAGTRLGYLAADPAVIDALLLVRLPYHLSSVTQAVARTALAHGEELLGGVAALRRERDDLVAWLRGEGFRVADSDANFVLFGTFENRRRVWESMLERGVLIREVGPPEWLRVSVGAPAEMAAFRTVLKESL from the coding sequence GTGACCTCGCTCGACGACCTGCCGCTGCGGGACGACCTGCGCGGCCGGGAGCCCTACGGCGCCCCGCAGCTGGACGTCCCCTACGCGCTGAACACCAACGAGAACCCCTACCCGCCGTCCGAGCGCCTGGTGAAGGCCCTCGGCGAGGCGGTGATGGAGGTCGCCGGGTCGCTGAACCGCTACCCCGACCGGGACGCGGTCGCGCTCCGCACCGGCCTCGCGGCGTTCCTGGACACCGACACGCCCGGCGCCGGCCTCACCCGGGAGCGGGTGTGGGCGGCCAACGGCTCCAACGAGATCATCCAGCAGATCCTGCAGGCCTTCGGCGGGCCGGGCCGCACCGCGCTCGGCTTCGAGCCGTCCTACTCGATGCACCCGATCATCACCGCCGTGTCCGGGACCCGCTGGGTGAACGCGTTCCGCGACGAGGACTTCGGCCTCGAACCCGAGCGCGCGGTCGCCGCCGTCGCCGAGCACCGCCCCGACATCGTGTTCCTCACCTCGCCGAACAACCCGACCGGCACCGCGCTGCCGCTCGCCGCGATCGAGGCGGTGCTGGAGGTCGCGCCGGGCATGGTCGTGGTCGACGAGGCCTACGCCGAGTTCCGCCGGGCGGGCACCCCCTCGGCGCTGACGCTGCTGGCGGGCCACCCGCGGCTGATCGTCACCCGGACGATGTCGAAGGCGTTCGCGATGGCCGGGACCCGGCTCGGCTACCTGGCCGCCGACCCCGCCGTGATCGACGCGCTGCTGCTCGTCCGGCTGCCCTACCACCTGTCGTCGGTGACCCAGGCCGTCGCCCGCACCGCCCTCGCGCACGGCGAGGAGCTGCTCGGCGGCGTCGCGGCGCTGCGCCGCGAGCGCGACGACCTCGTGGCGTGGCTGCGCGGCGAGGGGTTCCGGGTGGCCGACTCCGACGCCAACTTCGTCCTGTTCGGGACGTTCGAGAACCGACGTAGGGTCTGGGAGAGCATGCTCGAACGCGGCGTGCTGATCCGGGAGGTCGGGCCGCCGGAGTGGCTGCGGGTCAGCGTCGGCGCGCCCGCCGAGATGGCCGCGTTCCGCACCGTACTGAAGGAGAGTCTGTGA